Proteins encoded in a region of the Ptychodera flava strain L36383 chromosome 4, AS_Pfla_20210202, whole genome shotgun sequence genome:
- the LOC139131351 gene encoding uncharacterized protein, with amino-acid sequence MTSRNTAGSSLYKDYVDVLARVRQFYGRLEFDARKGTSDFRELQMILGSSSNGDGPIESTLEQVYKSFAPPHRLKLDFRYSSKEVLLKQLRDLLAYEKRDPKMEDKLKVLVDKILQLRYKDGFCISGPNALADALPTKIPGYVHDMLLNHQLDITWETESGFPSHSEIFRNPPVLAWKLRKALTIYQIFKERGQIHDHYQLENLCPPIYAKTMAWRSWYEWTFVNSGQELPELRTEIGELPHWIDKEIQDFLNAESQEECYVHGNFAVYCLVLKDDLYGKRRSAGKDSKKGQRELQLYIGSAVHGTLQRWIHDSHAHCKAVSAVLKHLRSCPGDTFIPYPGPVSTMEACLALATLLGKQAAIFIISSYGNKEGMLRREEDLIRRLNLSDMRLGMNYPADY; translated from the exons ATGACCAGCCGAAACACTGCGGGTTCTTCTCTGTACAAGGACTACGTGGACGTCCTGGCGAGAGTCAGGCAGTTTTACGGTCGGCTTGAATTTGACGCGAGGAAAGGTACCAGCGATTTCCGTGAGTTGCAGATGATACTGGGGTCATCCAGTAATGGCGATGGTCCGATTGAGTCCACGCTGGAGCAAGTCTACAAAAGTTTTGCACCGCCGCACAGACTCAAGCTTGACTTCAGGTACTCAAGCAAGGAAGTCCTTCTGAAACAATTGCGAGACCTTCTGGCTTACGAGAAACGCGACCCGAAAATGGAAGACAAACTGAAAGTCCTCGTGGACAAGATACTGCAGCTCAGGTACAAGGACGGGTTTTGCATATCAGGGCCGAACGCCCTCGCAGATGCTTTACCAACGAAGATACCGGGCTATGTCCACGATATGTTGTTAAACCACCAATTGGATATAACTTGGGAGACGGAGTCGGGCTTTCCGTCGCATAGCGAGATCTTCCGTAATCCGCCAGTGTTGGCCTGGAAACTCCGAAAGGCGCTGACGATTTACCAAATATTCAAAGAGAGGGGTCAAATTCACGACCACTACCAACTCGAAAACCTGTGTCCCCCGATTTACGCCAAAACGATGGCCTGGCGATCTTGGTACGAATGGACATTCGTAAACAGTGGGCAGGAACTACCCGAACTGCGCACAGAAATCGGAGAGTTGCCCCATTGGATCGACAAGGAAATCCAGGATTTCCTCAATGCAGAGTCACAGGAGGAGTGCTACGTCCACGGAAACTTTGCCGTGTACTGCCTTGTTTTGAAGGATGATTTGTACGGGAAGAGGAGGAGCGCTGGCAAAGACAGTAAGAAAGGGCAAAGGGAATTACAG CTGTACATCGGCAGTGCTGTCCACGGTACTCTTCAACGCTGGATCCATGATTCCCACGCGCATTGCAAGGCGGTGTCGGCAGTCTTGAAACACCTGAGGAGTTGTCCGGGCGACACCTTCATTCCCTACCCGGGTCCCGTCAGTACCATGGAAGCCTGCCTAGCACTGGCAACCCTGCTGGGCAAGCAGGCAGCTATCTTTATCATCAGTAGCTACGGCAACAAGGAAGGTATGCTTCGTCGAGAGGAAGATCTAATAAGGCGGCTTAATTTATCAGACATGAGACTTGGTATGAACTATCCAGCTGATTATTAA
- the LOC139131352 gene encoding uncharacterized protein has translation MPVKGELASQGITEMKSGQPFPKAMHSMNAYLGAGPIARALSIGADVVVTGRCVDSAVVLGPLLHEFGWSTSDYDRLAAGSLAGHLVECGAQATGGIFTDWHMVPGWDNIGFPIVECSSDGSFILTKPPKTGGLVTFGTVAEQLVYEIGDPRKYMLPDVTCDFSQVQIEEIKGREKEAVLVKGVKGSAPSNDYKVSATYADGYRVTAVCPIGGPWASEKAHRTAKAILKRTQNMFKQLGIADYTDTLIQVVGSEQTYGPNAYMDNNPREVMLWLAAHHSDKRALEILSREVAPAGTGMAPGFMTLVGGRPRVSPVLKLFSFLYPKDKLQVKVHCDEHEETITSPVVPESTQDEVQESVTEEGPQLGTGTHTFSLGDLAYTRSGDKGNTCNIGVVARHPFYVPYLRQALTEEAVQQYFDHLIDAPDSRETKSVTRYELPGVYGFNFVLDNALGGGGIASLRCDAQGKAYGQMFLDFKIENVPDLPTLAKKESSGP, from the exons ATGCCTGTG aaaggagAACTTGCATCACAAGGTATCACAGAGATGAAATCTGGACAACCATTTCCCAAAGCAATGCACAGTATGAATGCATATCTTGG GGCTGGCCCTATTGCCAGGGCGTTGAGTATTGGTGCTGATGTGGTGGTTACTGGGAGATGTGTGGATAGTGCCGTGGTGTTAGGACCTCTATTGCATGAA tttgGATGGAGTACATCGGATTATGATCGCTTGGCTGCTGGAAGTCTCGCTGGCCATCTCGTTGAATGTGGAGCACAGGCAACAGGGGGTATCTTCACAGACTGGCATATGGTCCCAGGATG GGACAACATAGGTTTTCCCATTGTAGAATGCTCTTCAGATGGAAGTTTCATTTTGACAAAGCCGCCCAAAACTGGCGGTTTAGTCACATTTGGAACTGTAGCAGAGCAGCTGGTGTATGAGATAGGTGACCCAAGGAAATACATGTTACCAGATGTGACCTGTGATTTTAGCCAGGTCCAGATTGAGGAAATAAAAG GTAGAGAAAAGGAAGCTGTGCTAGTGAAAGGTGTGAAGGGATCTGCTCCAAGCAATGATTACAag GTTAGTGCCACCTATGCAGATGGATACCGTGTGACCGCTGTCTGTCCAATAGGTGGTCCATGGGCTTCAGAGAAAGCTCACAGAACAGCTAAAGCCATACTCAAAAG GACACAGAACATGTTCAAGCAGCTAGGAATTGCCGATTACACTGATACACTGATTCAG GTGGTAGGATCAGAACAGACGTATGGTCCCAATGCATACATGGACAACAATCCACGAGAGGTTATGCTGTGGCTGGCAGCTCACCATTCTGATAAGAGAGCACTGGAGATTTTGTCCAGGGAAGTTGCCCCGGCTGGAACTGGAATGG CTCCAGGATTTATGACACTGGTTGGTGGAAGGCCAAGAGT ATCTCCTGTGTTGAAGCTGTTCTCATTCTTGTATCCTAAGGATAAACTTCAG GTTAAAGTTCATTGTGATGAACATGAGGAAACCATTACAAGTCCAGTTGTCCCAGAGAGTACACAAGATGAAGTCCAGGAGTCAGTGACAGAAGAGGGACCCCAGCTTGGAACGGGTACCCATACCTTCAGCCTGGGAGACCTGGCATACACCAGGAGTGGAGACAAGGGAAACACATGCAATATAG GTGTTGTAGCCCGCCATCCATTTTATGTGCCTTACCTCCGCCAGGCGCTAACAGAAGAGGCCGTTCAACAGTATTTTGATCACCTGATCGACGCACCAGACAGTAGAGAGACAAAGAGTGTCACAAG ATACGAGCTTCCAGGAGTGTATGGTTTCAACTTTGTGCTGGATAACGCATTGGGAGGCGGTGGAATAGCTTCTCTGAGATGTGATGCACAG GGGAAGGCTTATGGACAGATGTTTCTTGATTTCAAGATTGAAAATGTTCCAGACTTGCCAACATTGGCAAAGAAAGAAAGTTCAGGACCCTAG